Below is a genomic region from Dechloromonas denitrificans.
CTCAAAACGTATGAAATTTCGATACTCGACAACCAACCCCTCGTAAGCGATTCGTCATCTGAACCCAAAGATACCCCTCCAGCGGAGCCATCGATAAAACTATGGCTGGTTGCTGATCCAAACGACCCCAAACCCGAGTACCCCTGGTACACGCCAGCAAGATACTTTGCCAGACAGTTGATCATTGACGATCCAACCCTGCTTATAAAAAAAGACTTACTTGCTCAAAAGGTAGGTCAATCACTCACTGCTGCTGGCATCATGAAGCGGGGAGGAGTGAAACCACTTGACCCAGCTACGATCAAAAGAGCCTTCAACAAAGTGGGTTTCTAACGAAACTTTCAAACTTTCGCTGAAAGTTTTCATAAAATTCGCTCGCTTTCCCTTCTGCCACAATGGTTTTCGGAAAATAACCGGTAGGTCTTTGAAGCGTTAAACGCTCAAGTCCAATAGAGGCTCCTTAACAACGCCAAGAAAGAGGCAAATATGGAGTCCCCTAAGTTCAACATCAGCAAATTTTCCTTTTCAGCTCCGAACAAGCAAGTAGCAGTCGAAGTCTCACCGACCATAGGGGAAATCAATCCACCGAGGTCCCCCCTTCCCCTCGAGCAGATTGCCGAAAGCGCATCACAACCGATCGAAGCCTCTCCAGTCTTCACATCAAGTTTAGGCATCACAAGCCAAGACCTTGACCATGTACAAGCGCTGGAGCCTTCAAGCTTTCCAAATTCTCCGCTGAAGGATGAAGGCATTCCGCCAGTAACCATCGGGAATATCATTTATCTCCTCGAGATGTATGGGATCGGCATCCGTTACAACGTCATCAAGAAGAAGCTTGAGGTAATGTGGGCCAAGCAGTTGGGCACCGCTGACAATCGGGACAAGGTTGCCTTGACCACGATCCTCAGCCTGGTGTCGCTGAATCGGATGAGTACCGGTCCTGTACCAGCCATCCTGGAAACGATTGCTGATAGAAGCCCACACAATCCTGTAGCCGACTGGATCATGCGCAAGCGGTGGGACGGTATTGATCGACTTGAGCCATTCCTGAATACGTTGGTGGAACGAGAGGACTATCCGAAGCCGTTAAAAGACGTGCTGATCTATCGATGGCTGATTAGTTGTGTTGCTGCCGCTTTGATGCCGCAAGGATTCTATGGGCGTGGCATCCTCACGCTCCAGGGTCCCCAATCGATAGGCAAAACCAGTTGGTTTCGTGCGCTGATCACCGATCTAATCCTTCGAGAACTGGCCTTGAAGCTGGATCATCACCTCGATGCAGGCAACAAGGACACGATCATCACTGCTGTAAGCCATTGGATCGTCGAAATCGGCGAACTCGATAGTAGCCTGAAGAAAGACGTGGCAAGGCTGAAGGGCTTCATCACCACTGATCGTGACAAACTAAGGAAACCATATGCACGTGGTGACTCGGAGTACCAGCGTCGTACGGTGTTCTGTGCCTCCGTCAATGACCACGCGTTTTTGGTAGATGCGACAGGGAATACGCGTTTCTGGACCATTCCGGTGACGAAAATCGACTACCAACATACCATTGACATGCAGCAACTATGGGCACAAATCGCCGTGGATTTCCAGAATGGCGAACGGTGGTGGTTGGATCGTCATGAAGAAACTCTGCTGGAGAAACTCAACCAAGAGCATCGCGCTGTCAGTGCAGTCCGAGAGCGCCTAATGGGTGAAATTGATCAATCGGGCAACATCACGCAAC
It encodes:
- a CDS encoding virulence-associated E family protein, with amino-acid sequence MESPKFNISKFSFSAPNKQVAVEVSPTIGEINPPRSPLPLEQIAESASQPIEASPVFTSSLGITSQDLDHVQALEPSSFPNSPLKDEGIPPVTIGNIIYLLEMYGIGIRYNVIKKKLEVMWAKQLGTADNRDKVALTTILSLVSLNRMSTGPVPAILETIADRSPHNPVADWIMRKRWDGIDRLEPFLNTLVEREDYPKPLKDVLIYRWLISCVAAALMPQGFYGRGILTLQGPQSIGKTSWFRALITDLILRELALKLDHHLDAGNKDTIITAVSHWIVEIGELDSSLKKDVARLKGFITTDRDKLRKPYARGDSEYQRRTVFCASVNDHAFLVDATGNTRFWTIPVTKIDYQHTIDMQQLWAQIAVDFQNGERWWLDRHEETLLEKLNQEHRAVSAVRERLMGEIDQSGNITQPKAYSATQALQKTGIDRPSNPQCKEAGSILRELYGDPKKIQGIYKWRIPFKKDKPDKFSKHFRDPDEDDDLY